From the genome of Adlercreutzia equolifaciens DSM 19450:
CTCTCTCCTTGTTTCTTCTCGCCGGTCTCAGTCCTTGTGCGGCGCGTTCGCGCTGACTGGAAATCGGAGGGAAAACGTACTTCCCTCTCCCGGCTGACTCGTCACTTCGAGTGTCGCCCCTATCATGGCGGCCAGTTGCCGCGAGAGCGACAAGCCCAATCCGCTGCCCTGCTCACCCTCGGGGTGGGTTGATGACGCTTGACCGAATCGATCGAAAATAAGCGCCAGGTCTTCTTGGGCAATCCCGCATCCCGTATCGGAAACCTCGACGGTCAGCGTGCCGGAATCATCGGTTTTCGCAGAAACGGTCACCGATCCTCCTGCATCAGTGAACTTCAGGGCGTTTCCAACCAAATTGGTCAGTATCTTACGAACTGCCTCCCAGTCAGTGAGGACGATGGGAATGCCTGGCATTGCCTCGAACCAAAGAGATATGCCCTTCTTTATAGCGAGTGGATCGGCGGTGGCTTTGACCGCATTCATGATGTCGACGATATCGACTTCCTCGGCTGAGGTTTTGTACTTTCCCGATTCCACGCGAGCCATATCGATGATGTTGTTGACCATGCCGAGAAGCACCTTGCTGTTGTCCCTGACCTCTTCTACCAGATACTGTTCGTCGGGCGGGCGCTCCTTTTCGGAGCTTTGCCAAATGTCTGCAAAGGCGATGATCGAGGAGAGCGGCGTCTTCAGTTCGTGGCTGACGAGGGTGAGAAAATCCGTTTTGGCCGCATTGTCTTCTTCGAGGCGAGCGTTCGTTTCGTCGGCAGGGTCGATGACCCATTTTTTCAGAGCCCACCTTACCAACACGATAGTGACGGCCAGCATGATGCTGAAAAAGGCGATGGTGAGCACCGATTTCGCGAGCGCCTCCTCCCTATGAGCCGACAGCGGAACGACGATGCTAGCGGCCCCGGCTATCCCGCCCTCTTTGAAGCCTTCGCGGTAAGATCCCGTCTCGTCACGCGATCCAGCTGGTTCGCCGTGGCAGGAAAGGCAGCTTTTTTCAACGGTCAGCAGAGACACGTATCTGAAAACGGGCTGTCCGTTTACAACGTCTTTTCCGTAATACTCTGTGGTCCCGCTATTGCGGAATGCCTGGAGCGCTTCAGTCTCGAACGCATCGGGTTCATCTTCGGGGTTGCGCGGGTTGTCGCGAACGTAGCGAATGGCATAGTCAGATGAGCTGTCGGTGAAATCTTTCGCTATCCTCTTTGCCGCTGTGGCGCAGTAGATTCCCTTGAAGTTGTAGCTTCCATCGGCGTCGTAGTTGATCTCGTCTTGGATGCCGCCTATGTAGCGCCATGCGGCCTGCATCTGCAAATCAATGGTGCGGGCCTCAAGGAGTGCTGCCTGATCTGCGGCCGCATCTTGGGCGACGATGCTCCAAGCCACATAGATGGTCGATGCTGCGACAACGACGGCGGCAACCAAATAGGTGAATCTGGATCGGAGCCTCACTGCGCTTTCCCTGGTCTTCGAGGGCATGGGCTGTCCCTTTCGGTCTCGAGCGTATCAGGCGCTGGGTGCGCCGGCGTTTGATTTCGATTATAGAGGACGAGGTTCGTCTGCTGCCACGATTGGCAAATGCAAGCAAAACGCAAGCGAATCGCGATTGCGGGGGCGAAATCGGCACCTACAATGGTGGCGAGGGGAAGGCTGGGCCCTTCAGCGCAACGACCGCGACCGAAGGAGAGAAGGAGCTGTTATGAGACGAGTCTTATCTGGAAAGAGGGAACGTAAAGTTTTTCTGTTGGCAGCATGCGTCGCCTTCGCCTGCTGCCTGTGCCTAGGCGCCTGCGCTGTCCAGCAGAGCGAATTGTCGACGACAGGCGATGCTCCCATGGCGTCGGAAACCGATGCCGGGACGGCCATCTTGAGTCCTTATGCGTGGAAAGATCAGTATCCGAATCAGTATGCGAGCTACATAGATGCCGGCTATGAGACCTACGATGACCGACAGCCCGATGCCCACGGCAAGGTGAACACGTTTTTTAGCGCGACGCATTTCTCCAATATGACGCCAGAGACGGGATGCATGCGCTGTCACACGAGCGAATTCTCATCTTTGGTGAAAGAACATGGAGACGGGCTGTTTGCGATGGATTTCACTGATTTCCGGCGCCAGGTCACAGTCGGCGTGACGTGCTATTCGTGCCATGGCAACAACCCAGGTGAATTGACGCCGGCGAACACGTGGGTCATTGACGCCGCAAAGCGCGGGGGAATCGAAACGGACGAGAAGAATCTTGTCTGCGCCCAATGCCATGCCCTGCCGGATTGGGGCACTATCATGGACAATCCCGATCCGTCTTCGTGGTCGATGCTTCAATTCGGTCTCGATGCGGATGCTTATTGGGAGCATTATGAGGCTTCGGGCAACGAGAACCCCATCGTTCCCGCGGAAGAGATGGAATTCAACAGCTTTGTTGGCAGTATCATGGAGAAGGCCGGCGCCACGTGTGTGGACTGCCATATGCCCAAGGCCCAAAGCGATGACGGCACGATGTACAGCGTGCATATCTTCAAGGGGCCCGACTGCAACGAGGAGCTGTATGAGAATTGCCTTGGCTGCCATACTGACTCGACCGTCGAGCAGCGCAAAGCGGCTGTCGAGGAAGTGAAGGCAGACTACGAGACGAGGAGGGCGCCGGCCCAAGCTGCGGTGGACGAGCTTGCATCGGCTATTGAGCGTGCCGGGAACTCCGTCGACGCATCGAAGGTAGAGCAGGCGACGGTGCTGCTTAACAAAGCCACATTCTATTTGAACTACGGATCGGATTGGGGAAGCGGTATCCACAACATGGGTAATCCAAACAATGTCGATTGCTTCGAGGATGCTATTGCGTTTGCCGAGGAAGGGACGGCATTGCTGGCGTAGTGTTTCGAATGGAAAGAATAGTGCGGCAAGTCTCTGTTTGACGCGGCCTGTCGAGACGCCGGACAATGCGGGGCATGTGTTCTTGAGCCTGTCCCGCATTGCCTGCGCCTTCCAGCAAGCTCGTATGGGAGTGTCTGAAGGAGATTCCCCGCGGTGCGGCCGTCATGGAGGATCCTCTTGGCTCTCTGGGGCCCTTTAAGTCGCACCGCTTCCGAAGGCTGCAGACCTGGGATCGGCCCCGTGTCCTACCGCATGGAAAGATGCGCTATAATGGCTTGCTGCCGGGCGACCCGGCGAACGTTAAGCGCCCATGGCTCAACGGATAGAGCAACGGACTTCTAATCCGTAGGTTGTAGGTTCGATTCCTACTGGGCGCACCAGAAGGCCTGTGAGCCGGGTTTCGGCCCGGCTCTTTCTCTTGGAGCGAGTTTGTACGAGTATTGCGATATCGCCATGCGCCCCGCATCCGTTCTCACGACGGTCGATGAGACCGTCGCTGCTGTGGCGGCGATTTGCCGCGATCATCAATCGGAGGCATGGTTGTTCGGTTCTCAAGCTCGGCATGAAGCTCATGCCGGAAGCGACATTGATATCGCCGTCAGAAGTGACGATTTCGATGCCATCGAAGAGCTCGTCGACGAAATCGACACCGTGTTCCTTATCGACCTCGTCGATTTGAACGTCACCCATAAGAAGGGATTGGAAGATGCCTGGATTAGCATTGCGTGACCGGTTTGAGTCGTTTTTGCGTCTGCTGGCCGATACGAATGAGTTCATCGCCGAGATGCCCGCGTACCGCAAGCGCGATGGTGCTGCGATTATCTACGCCTTCAATAGCCTGTTCGATATCGCTTGGAAGCTCATGAAAGACTCCCTTACTGAGTTCTATGGGCTTGCTGACGTGAAGCCCTCTCCTCGCGATGTCATTAAGCAAGCAGGAGCGGTGGGGCTTATCGCGGAGCAGGAGCGATGGTTGTCCATGCTCAAGAACCGCAACCTGAGCACCCATGACTACATGAGCGTGAACCAAGAGCACTACTGCGAGCTGATCAAATGCGAGTATCTACCTTTGATGGATTCGCTGAAAGCGGCAATCGCGAGCCAGATTGCCGAGATGGATGCGGAGTAGGCTGTCGCAAAGAACCGACGAACGAAAACGGCCCCGTCGCAATGGCGGGGCCGTGGCGTTTCTGGAGCGGGTGACGGGAATCGAACCCGCGTTATCAGCTTGGAAGGCTGGAGTTCTACCATTGAACTACACCCGCAAAGGTAGAGGGGATTATACCCCAATTGATTCGCCTTCCAAAACAAACCCGATGAATATTCCATTAAGCGGCAATATCGTAGGATCTAAGGAAATTCATATAGCGACTGCCCAACTCGACGCCGGTCTTGGGCACGTATCCGGCATACAGGTCAAGCGTGTATCGGTGCTCTCGTGACCTAAGAGCACCGATACGGTCTTGATGTTCTCCCCATTGGCGAGGTTCAGCATCACGAAGGTACGGCGAGGGGCGTAGGGCGTAGGGTACTCTCGCGGAAAAGTTTTCGCGGCCCTTGCGCGCCGCCCGGTTCCCGGCCGAGCATCCGGGCATCGAGGACGCCGGGGGCTGGGGCCGCGCCCGTGGAGGTCGGATGGCGACGGGGGAAGCTGTTCCGTTGCGGCGATGTTCCGCTTTCGGGAACGCATGGTTTCTGGGCGATGACGGCTTGCGTAGAATAGGGGCATGGAAGAAACGGAAAAGACATACACCGCTTGGGGCCTGGACGAAGGCGAGCACGAGGCGCAAGGATTGAAGCCCATGCTGACGCCCGAAGGACAGGTCGAACTGCTGAAGGCGAAAGGCGTCACGTTCGATCGCTGCAGCGAGGAGCAGGCCATCGAGGCGCTGTCGGGCAGGGACACGTTCCTGCACACCGCCGCGTACCGGAAGTTGTTCCAGGTTCACCGCGAAGGAGGCAAGGCGGGCCAATACGTCAAGCTGGATTTCGCAGACTTGCTTGACCTCGATGCATTGGACGGCAGGTTGAGACGCACGTTCCTCGCCGTGACGGGCGACATCGAGCGGATCGCCAAGACGAGGCTCATCGCTAGGTTGGCCGACGATCCAACAGAAGACGGGTACGGCATCGTTTCAGAGTTCATGCAAGGCCAGAGAGCCACTTACCGCAATTCAATAGCGCGGGGGCTAAAGGCGCGTGCAGGGAGTTCAGGAGGTGCCGACACTTATTCAGGGAACCTCATCGAGCATTACCGCTCCGCGATGCCGGTGTGGGTGTTTCTGGAGGTAGTTCCCTTCGGCACGCTGCTGGCCTTCCTTCTGTTCTGCGCTGACCGTTGGGGCGACAAGGCGCTTGAGAACAGGCATTACGAGCTGACAGGCGTTAAGGCGGTGCGCAACTGCTGCGCCCATCAAAGCTGCATCATAAACGGCTTCACAGACGGGAACCGCGCAAGCCATGCACCCCGCTACAGAATCATGGAGTGGCTGTCGGGGAGAGAGGTTGGAAGCGCCAGAGCTCGCAAGGAGAAGATGAGGAACGAGGGGATGCAGCAGCTAGTGACGACGCTGGCGGTGTTCGACACTATCGAGGGTCAGAGATCATCCGATACAAAGGCTGCGCTCGTCGAGCTGTCGGGTGCTTTGAAGGACCACTGCCAAAGGTACGGAGAGCAAAACGCCTTCGTGTCGTTCCTGTCGTTTCTCGCCAAGACAATTGACGCGGTGCGGGATATTTGGGAATATAATCGCACGTAGAAAAACCGCAAGGTTTTGCAAGGGCCGGTCCTGTTGGGACTGGCCCTAGTTTTATCTAGGCGTGTTCCAGGACCCCGTCGAGGTTCGCCGCGCAGGTCTCCACGATGCAGCGCACGGCTGCCAGCTCGGAGGCGGTTATCCTCCGGTTGTCGGCCTTGTCCTCAAGCATCTCAAGGAGCGATGCTGCGCCTTCCAGCTTCCCCGAGGACTGCACCCTAACGTTGACGAGCTCTTTCGGCGGGGCGTATTCTGCGCTTGCTGCCATGGGGCCACCTTTCCGTATTCGGGATGAAGAAGATAGTGGCCCCAGAGAACGTGCGGCAACCTAGGTGGCAGCACCGAAGGGCGGCCCTTTCCAAGGGCCGGGATCGGATCCGCGCGACTGCCTTTGGAGGATCGGGTGTCGCGACCGGTGTCGATATCCGGAGGTTTGGAACTTCGGGGCGACGAACTGCCTGAAAAATGCACGAGATCGCGAGTTGTAAGCGTCCCGGGGGTGCGAATGACTCGGAACTGAAGGCTTGCAAATCGGCTCCAATTCGCTGACCAGGCATTTCTCAATAGCTTTTCAGAGCACGGGTCTTCATCGGCGGGATCGGACGCTTACAACTCGAGATTTCGTGCATTTTCGGGGTGCTTCGGCGACTGAGCGGGGCGCCCGCGTTAGCGAACCTCTGCCAAATAGGCGTTGGCGCTGCGGGGGAACTCGCGCTTGAAGGCCTCCTTCAGCAGGCGCTTGCCAGCAGCGCCCGGCGGCAGGGGAGAGCGGCTCTTCTCGAAGCCGTCCTCGACGAGGAGCCAGCCCTCTCCGTCGCGCTCGAGGGTGAGGGAGCGGTCCTTCTTGAACGTCGCCAGAGTGAGCGACTTCAGTCCTTTGTCGGCCGGAGCGTTGAAGAGCTTGGCCTGGGCCTGCTTCACGGGAACGAGCTTCATAGCGACCTCCTGTCGGGCGCGCCTCGGCCGAAGGTCGGGTACCGGGCCAGGTCGCAGAGATGCTTTTCGCGATGATTGTACGCGTTGCCAATGCTCCTTCGAACGGCCCGTTTTTTCCTTCCCCGAACTGTAACGCGCGCCGAAGAAAGAACGGCCTGTTTCGCCGATCGGGCACGGCCGGCATCGGTCTGCTATAGTGGCGTCGGGAAATGGGCGCCGGGCATGTCGGCGCAGTTGATAGGAGGTTTTCATGGAGATCGTTGTTGCGGAACCTGAGCAGGTGGATGCCATGGTCGCTATCACCGAGCAGGCCCGGGCCAACATGGCCGCTATGGGCATCGATCAGTGGCAGTGCGGTTATCCCGACCGGGGTACCTGGGAGGCTGACGTGGCGGCAGGTGCCGCCTATGTTGCCCTGGACGAGGGACGCGTGGTGGCTGTGTTCCGCTACGCCGATGAGCCCGAGGCCGCTTATGAGACTCTGGAAGGGGAGTGGCTGACCGACGGTCCCTACGCCACGGTGCACCGCTGCGCCGTGGATCCGGCCTGTCGGGGGCGCGGCATCATCGGAAAGCTCTTCGCCTTCGCCTGCGAAAAGGCGGCTGCCGACGGCATGGTTTCCGTGCGCATCGACACCCATGCCGACAACGCCCCCATGCGCCGGGCGGTGGAGAAGTTCGGCTTCGTCCCCTGCGGCGACATCACGCTGACGGAAGGCCCCGAGGCCGGCGCCCCGCGCATCGCCTTCGAGAAGGTTCTAGGTTAGGCGGTCGAAAACGGGGGCTTCAGCTGCATCGGGAAGGCGAAAGCGTGCGGATGACTTTGCGGGCGCTATAATGGCACCCGACCAGAGATTCGGGGAGGCATCTATGACCGCGACGCGCATCTACACCTACGACTCCACCTTGCGCGATGGGGAGCAATGCGAGGGCATCACGCTCTCGCTGGCCGACAAGCTCGCCATCGTGCGGCGTCTCGACGAGTTCGGCATCGACTACATCGAGGGCGGCTTCCCTGCGTCGAACCCCAAGGACGTGGTCTTCTTCCGCGAAGTGGCGGCTATGGATTTGAAGCACGCCCAAATCGCGGCCTTCGGTTCCACCTGCAAGAAGGGCGTCGCCGCTGCCGAGGATCCCGGGTTGGCCGACCTCATCGCGTGCGGGGCGCCGGTGGTCACTATCGTCGGGAAGACGTGGGACGCCCAGGTGGAGCGCGCGCTGCAAACGACGCTCGAAGAGAACCTGCGCATGATCGGCGAGTCGGTGGCCCACTTGAAGGCGGCTGGCCGGCATGTGGTGTTCGATGCCGAGCACTACTTCGACGGCTTCAAAGCAAATCGCGACTATGCCCTGGCCTGCGTGGGAGCGGCCGTGGAGGCGGGTGCCGATTCGGTGGATCTTTGCGAGACCAACGGAGGCGCGCTGCCCTTCGAAGTGGAGCAGATCGTCGCAGCCACAGTCGCTGCCTTTCCGAGCCAGGCTTTCGGCATCCACTGCCACAACGACTCCGGTTGCGCGGTGGCCAACACGCTCGCGGCCGTGCGCGCCGGCGCCACGCAGGTGCAGGGTACCGTGAACGGCATCGGCGAGCGCGTGGGCAACACCGACCTGCTCACGGTCATCGCCGACTTGGAGCTGAAGATGGGTGCGGAATGCGTGGGGCACCGCAGCCTCGTCCAGCTTACAGGCGTGGCCCAGTACGTGGCCGAGCTCTGCAACGTGTCCATGCCCGCGCATCATCCCTACACGGGTTCTTCGGCCTTCGCCCACAAGGGCGGCTTGCACGCCAGCGCCATCGCGCGGTTCCCCGCCGCCTACGAGCACGTGAGCCCCGCCGCCGTGGGCAACACGAGCCGCACAGTGGTGAGTGAGCTGGCCGGCAAGGCATCGCTTCTGGCGAAGGCGAGAAGCCTCGGCTTCGATCTGGAAGCGGCCGGCGTGGACGTGCAGGCGGTGCTCGACGACATCAAGGCGCGCGAGGCGGCCGGCTTCACCTACGAGGTGGCCGACGGCTCGCTGGGCCTTCTGCTCATGCGCCACCTGAGGCTGTACGCGCCGGCGTTCACGTTGGAGAGCTTCCGCGTCATCGTGGACGATCGCGAGGACACGGGAGCCCTGGCTAAAGACGCCCTGTCCGAGGCCACGGTGAAGATCCACGTGGGGGAGGGGCGGTTTGTGGCAACGGGCGAGAGCGCGGGCCCCGTGGGCGCCCTGGACGCTGCCCTGCGCATGGCCATCGTGGCGTCGTATCCGCAGGTGGAGGCCATGGAGCTCATCGACTACAAGGTGCGTCTGCTCGACGAGTCCCAGGGCACCGACGCCATCACCCGCGTGACCATCACCGCCACCGACGGCGTAGACACCTGGGGCACCGTGGGCGTCTCGGAAAACGTCATCGAGGCCTCCTGGAACGCGCTCGTCGATTCCCTGGAATACGGCCTTTTCCGCGCCCGTGTACGGGCGGGGAAGTAGGTTTTCGTATCCCTCGGCGAAGATGCTCGGTTGCCTTGGATATTAGTCGGTTGGCGTTTCCTCGGGCTTCTCTTCTCGGGCCTCGGCGAGGAGGAGGTCTACCATGCGGCCGTAGCTGCGGGTGCCGTCTTGCTGCTGGTTGGCCTTCAAATAGGCGTCGTTGGCGGCGTTTGATGCCTCGGCCACGGGGCCCTCGAACTGTTTCAGGTACTCAGCGCGCGCACGGCGGTCGGCCTTCACCTCTTCCGACAGCCCGTCGCTCACGGCAACGGCCGTATCGCGATCCGCCTTGACGAGCGCCGAGAGCGCGTATTCGTAGGCCAGCGAATAGCCGCTGTAGCGCGTGAGCGGGTCGGTTGCGTCCTTGCAGGCGAGGTATCCGATGAAGTTCGCCTCGTCCTCGCGCATGAAGCCGCATTGGTGGGCCATCTCGTGCCCCATGGTGGCGGGAATGGTGAAGAACGGCCCGTCCACGTTGATGTTCGATCCCACGGTGAAGGGGAAGTACATGCCCGCGATGTCGGCGTAGCTCATCAGCTCCGAGAAGAGCACGGGTTTGGGAGGGGAGTACAGCGGCCGCGCGAGCGCCGGGTAGCGCTCGGCCAGCGCCTCCATGTTCGCGACGGTCTCGTGGGAGTAGGTCCAGAAGCCGCCGCGAGATTCGGCGTACTCGTCGGGGATCGCGGCCATTTCGGCGCCGGCTCGGGTGGCTTCTCCCTCGTTTGTTGTCGCGGTCACCTCGGCCCGCGTCTCGTTCATGTTGGCGGCCAGGCTCTCGCACAGCGCCGCCAGCTCGTCGGTGGAAGATTCCCTCAGCTCGAATCCGGCGTCCTCGGCGAAGGTGTGGCGGTAGTAGTTCAGCCCGCACATGAGGGCGAAGATGCAGTAGGCTACCGAGAGCACGGCGAGCATTGTGGTCAGCGCGCGCCACAGCACGAACCGCCGCCGACCGCGCCCACGTACGAAGGCGACGAGGTAGAAGCCGAGCCACCCGATGCAGAACGCGAGTGCCGCCACCACGACCCACTGCGCCACCGAGAACGGCGCCAGCGACGGCAGAAACCCCCATGCCGACGACAGCCACGGGTAGACGCCCCGCGAGAACCACGCCTCGGTCAGCGACGGGTTCGCGCTCGCCACCCAGGTCAGCACAAGCGCGGCCGCGCCGGGCAGCAAAAGCCAAAGCCGCTTCAGCCGGTATGTCTCGGATTTTTCCATAGACGCTATTATGCAGGTGTGCGGGGGCGCAAGCAAAAGAAGACTTACATGGTAATGGTTTTGTTTCCGTGTTTGAGAACCCAAAGATTTTGTGCAGGATTTTGCGTTTGGGAGAGTCGCACGCTCCCTGCGAGCTCTCCCAAACGCAAAATCCTGCACCGAAAAGGACCATAAGGAGTTCCGAGGCTCTCCCAAACGCAAAATCCTGCGCTTTTGCTCGATAGCGAGGGTTCTGCTATACTTTCCGCGCTATTTCGGGACGTGGCGCAGTCTGGTAGCGCGCCTGCTTTGGGAGCAGGATGTCGCAGGTTCGAATCCTGTCGTCCCGACCATGAATTTAGGCTGCGAGCCCTGCCGAGCAATCACGTTTGGCAGGGCTCGCCTTTCCCTTACCAAAAAGCTCACCGAAAATAAAGAGCAGTTGGCCGATTTGCAGGTGACAAATTCGTATCATCTCGTTTCCGCTGAGAAAAGCAAACCGTCGGCTTCCTGGAGCGAACCACAAGTTGTGGGACAGTAGATACCGTCAAACACAACAGACCTTGTTACGACTTGGTGGGCCTCTGCTCTCGAAGCCGCGTGAGATCTTGTGTGGCTGGCACGTTTCTATCTGTATCCGATCTAGGATAGGAGAGCTTCTATGCAAGGAGTAAACGTCAAAAGCGAGATCGGCAATCTCAAGAAGGTCATCCTTCACCGCCCCGGCGACGAGTTGCTGAACCTCACCCCGAACACCTTGGAAGAGCTGCTGTTCGACGACATCCCGTTCCTTCCCGTGGCCCAGGAAGAGCATGACGCCTTCGCGAAGATCCTTCGCGACGAGGGCGTCGAGGTCGTGTACCTGGAGGATCTCATGGCCGAGGTCCTGGACGCCAAGCCCGAGCTGCGCCGCCAGTTCCTCGATCAGTGGATCTACGAGGCGGGCATCCGCACTGATATGTACCACGACATCATCACCGACTATATCGAGAGCAACTACCCGAACACCAAGGACATGGTCATGAAGACCATGGCCGGCATCAACCTGCAGGAGCTGCCGCAGAAGGACACGCACCTGCTCGTGGACATGGTGTCCGACCGCTGCAAGCTCGTGTGCGCCCCGATGCCGAACCTGTACTTCACCCGCGACCCGTTCGCGATGATCGGCAACGGCGTGTCCATCAACCGCATGTACAGCCAGACGCGCAACCGCGAGACCATCTACGGCGATTACATCTTCAAGAATCACCCCGATTTCGTGGGCACCCCCGAGTACTACAGCCGCAACGACACCTTCCATATCGAGGGCGGCGACATCCTGAACATCAACGAGCACGTGCTGGCCATCGGCATCTCCCAGCGCACCGAGCCCGACGCCATCGACCACATCGCTCACAACATCTTCAACGACGAGACGAGCCCGATCGACACCATCCTGGCGTTCAACATCCCGGTATCCCGCGCCTTCATGCACCTCGATACCGTGTTCACGCAGATCGACCGCGATAAGTTCACCATTCATCCCGGCATCATGGGTCCGCTGACCGTCTTCGAGATCACCCCGGACGGCAAGGGCGGCACCAAGATCCGCGAGCGCAACGAGGATCTGGAGTCCGTGCTCTCCGAGTACGTCGGCGAGAAGGTCACGCTC
Proteins encoded in this window:
- a CDS encoding c-type heme family protein encodes the protein MPSKTRESAVRLRSRFTYLVAAVVVAASTIYVAWSIVAQDAAADQAALLEARTIDLQMQAAWRYIGGIQDEINYDADGSYNFKGIYCATAAKRIAKDFTDSSSDYAIRYVRDNPRNPEDEPDAFETEALQAFRNSGTTEYYGKDVVNGQPVFRYVSLLTVEKSCLSCHGEPAGSRDETGSYREGFKEGGIAGAASIVVPLSAHREEALAKSVLTIAFFSIMLAVTIVLVRWALKKWVIDPADETNARLEEDNAAKTDFLTLVSHELKTPLSSIIAFADIWQSSEKERPPDEQYLVEEVRDNSKVLLGMVNNIIDMARVESGKYKTSAEEVDIVDIMNAVKATADPLAIKKGISLWFEAMPGIPIVLTDWEAVRKILTNLVGNALKFTDAGGSVTVSAKTDDSGTLTVEVSDTGCGIAQEDLALIFDRFGQASSTHPEGEQGSGLGLSLSRQLAAMIGATLEVTSQPGEGSTFSLRFPVSANAPHKD
- a CDS encoding ammonia-forming cytochrome c nitrite reductase subunit c552; this encodes MRRVLSGKRERKVFLLAACVAFACCLCLGACAVQQSELSTTGDAPMASETDAGTAILSPYAWKDQYPNQYASYIDAGYETYDDRQPDAHGKVNTFFSATHFSNMTPETGCMRCHTSEFSSLVKEHGDGLFAMDFTDFRRQVTVGVTCYSCHGNNPGELTPANTWVIDAAKRGGIETDEKNLVCAQCHALPDWGTIMDNPDPSSWSMLQFGLDADAYWEHYEASGNENPIVPAEEMEFNSFVGSIMEKAGATCVDCHMPKAQSDDGTMYSVHIFKGPDCNEELYENCLGCHTDSTVEQRKAAVEEVKADYETRRAPAQAAVDELASAIERAGNSVDASKVEQATVLLNKATFYLNYGSDWGSGIHNMGNPNNVDCFEDAIAFAEEGTALLA
- a CDS encoding nucleotidyltransferase domain-containing protein gives rise to the protein MYEYCDIAMRPASVLTTVDETVAAVAAICRDHQSEAWLFGSQARHEAHAGSDIDIAVRSDDFDAIEELVDEIDTVFLIDLVDLNVTHKKGLEDAWISIA
- a CDS encoding HI0074 family nucleotidyltransferase substrate-binding subunit, producing MPGLALRDRFESFLRLLADTNEFIAEMPAYRKRDGAAIIYAFNSLFDIAWKLMKDSLTEFYGLADVKPSPRDVIKQAGAVGLIAEQERWLSMLKNRNLSTHDYMSVNQEHYCELIKCEYLPLMDSLKAAIASQIAEMDAE
- a CDS encoding Abi family protein, with product MEETEKTYTAWGLDEGEHEAQGLKPMLTPEGQVELLKAKGVTFDRCSEEQAIEALSGRDTFLHTAAYRKLFQVHREGGKAGQYVKLDFADLLDLDALDGRLRRTFLAVTGDIERIAKTRLIARLADDPTEDGYGIVSEFMQGQRATYRNSIARGLKARAGSSGGADTYSGNLIEHYRSAMPVWVFLEVVPFGTLLAFLLFCADRWGDKALENRHYELTGVKAVRNCCAHQSCIINGFTDGNRASHAPRYRIMEWLSGREVGSARARKEKMRNEGMQQLVTTLAVFDTIEGQRSSDTKAALVELSGALKDHCQRYGEQNAFVSFLSFLAKTIDAVRDIWEYNRT
- a CDS encoding GNAT family N-acetyltransferase; this encodes MEIVVAEPEQVDAMVAITEQARANMAAMGIDQWQCGYPDRGTWEADVAAGAAYVALDEGRVVAVFRYADEPEAAYETLEGEWLTDGPYATVHRCAVDPACRGRGIIGKLFAFACEKAAADGMVSVRIDTHADNAPMRRAVEKFGFVPCGDITLTEGPEAGAPRIAFEKVLG
- the cimA gene encoding citramalate synthase — encoded protein: MTATRIYTYDSTLRDGEQCEGITLSLADKLAIVRRLDEFGIDYIEGGFPASNPKDVVFFREVAAMDLKHAQIAAFGSTCKKGVAAAEDPGLADLIACGAPVVTIVGKTWDAQVERALQTTLEENLRMIGESVAHLKAAGRHVVFDAEHYFDGFKANRDYALACVGAAVEAGADSVDLCETNGGALPFEVEQIVAATVAAFPSQAFGIHCHNDSGCAVANTLAAVRAGATQVQGTVNGIGERVGNTDLLTVIADLELKMGAECVGHRSLVQLTGVAQYVAELCNVSMPAHHPYTGSSAFAHKGGLHASAIARFPAAYEHVSPAAVGNTSRTVVSELAGKASLLAKARSLGFDLEAAGVDVQAVLDDIKAREAAGFTYEVADGSLGLLLMRHLRLYAPAFTLESFRVIVDDREDTGALAKDALSEATVKIHVGEGRFVATGESAGPVGALDAALRMAIVASYPQVEAMELIDYKVRLLDESQGTDAITRVTITATDGVDTWGTVGVSENVIEASWNALVDSLEYGLFRARVRAGK
- a CDS encoding DUF3810 domain-containing protein gives rise to the protein MEKSETYRLKRLWLLLPGAAALVLTWVASANPSLTEAWFSRGVYPWLSSAWGFLPSLAPFSVAQWVVVAALAFCIGWLGFYLVAFVRGRGRRRFVLWRALTTMLAVLSVAYCIFALMCGLNYYRHTFAEDAGFELRESSTDELAALCESLAANMNETRAEVTATTNEGEATRAGAEMAAIPDEYAESRGGFWTYSHETVANMEALAERYPALARPLYSPPKPVLFSELMSYADIAGMYFPFTVGSNINVDGPFFTIPATMGHEMAHQCGFMREDEANFIGYLACKDATDPLTRYSGYSLAYEYALSALVKADRDTAVAVSDGLSEEVKADRRARAEYLKQFEGPVAEASNAANDAYLKANQQQDGTRSYGRMVDLLLAEAREEKPEETPTD
- the arcA gene encoding arginine deiminase: MQGVNVKSEIGNLKKVILHRPGDELLNLTPNTLEELLFDDIPFLPVAQEEHDAFAKILRDEGVEVVYLEDLMAEVLDAKPELRRQFLDQWIYEAGIRTDMYHDIITDYIESNYPNTKDMVMKTMAGINLQELPQKDTHLLVDMVSDRCKLVCAPMPNLYFTRDPFAMIGNGVSINRMYSQTRNRETIYGDYIFKNHPDFVGTPEYYSRNDTFHIEGGDILNINEHVLAIGISQRTEPDAIDHIAHNIFNDETSPIDTILAFNIPVSRAFMHLDTVFTQIDRDKFTIHPGIMGPLTVFEITPDGKGGTKIRERNEDLESVLSEYVGEKVTLIPCGGGDRIAAEREQWNDGSNTLCVRPGTVVVYQRNNVTNDVLYKNGINCLVMPSAELSRGRGGPRCMSMPAWREAL